A single genomic interval of Arachis duranensis cultivar V14167 chromosome 7, aradu.V14167.gnm2.J7QH, whole genome shotgun sequence harbors:
- the LOC107458754 gene encoding uncharacterized protein LOC107458754, giving the protein MKSIERQVGQLAKQAERPTNVLLSDTIPNPRDTEKAIKWEECKAITLRSGKKVETEAITQEEHIKEGLKEEVKEQKQEQETYTQSDKLAKKEALKAYQPMLPYPQRFKEENKEKQYSKFLEIFKTLHINIPFIEALEQMPLYAKFMKELLTKKRSLKEGQMVVMTRECSAIIQKKLPKKMKDPGSFHIPCTIGNMMIERAFCDLGASINLMPLSLMRKLQIHELKHTKIARQMADKSIQQALGVVENVLVKVDKFFLPVDFVILDIEEDDNTPIILGRPFLAIARALIDVEKGELMLRVHDEHIVFHVFKNLQDSTQEEECMKIDSIDPNLKEAHDETLPMHLSSCWEERKKVKVL; this is encoded by the coding sequence ATGAAGAGTATTGAGCGACAAGTGGGACAATTAGCCAAACAAGCTGAACGGCCAACCAATGTTCTTCTAAGTGATACGATACCCAACCCAAGAGACACAGAAAAAGCCATAAAATGGGAGGAGTGTAAAGCAATCACCTTGAGAAGTGGGAAGAAAGTGGAGACAGAAGCCATTACTCAGGAAGAGCACATCAAAGAAGGCTTAAAAGAAGAGGTGAAGGAACAAAAGCAGGAGCAAGAAACCTATACACAAAGTGATAAATTAGCTAAGAAGGAGGCATTGAAAGCATACCAACCAATGCTCCCATACCCTCAAAGGTttaaagaagagaacaaagagaAGCAATATTCCAAATTCTTGGAAATATTCAAGACATTACACATCAACATCCCCTTCATTGAAGCACTTGAACAGATGCCCCtatatgctaagttcatgaaggaaTTATTGACAAAGAAAAGATCCTTGAAAGAGGGACAAATGGTTGTGATGACCAGGGAGTGTAGTGCCATCATCCAGAAAAAGTTGCCAAAGAAGATGAAAGACCCAGGGAGCTTTCACATCCCCTGCACAATAGGCAACATGATGATTGAGAGAGCATTTTGTGAtcttggtgcaagcataaatctgatgCCTCTATCTTTGATGAGGAAGCTTCAgattcatgaattgaaacatacaAAGATAGCCCGTCAAATGGCGGATAAATCTATTCAGCAAGCACTCGGGGTTGTAGAGAATGTATTAGTAAAGGTGGACAAATTTTTCCTCCCAGTTGACTTTGTCATCCTAGACATAGAGGAAGATGACAACACTCCCATTATTCTAGGGAGGCCCTTTTTAGCTATTGCCAGGGCATTGATAGATGTCGAAAAAGGAGAATTAATGCTAAGGGTGCATGATGAGCATATAGTGTTCCATGTGTTCAAGAATTTGCAAGACTCCACCCAAGAGGAAGAGTGTATGAAGATTGATTCCATAGATCCAAACTTGAAAGAGGCACATGATGAGACACTTCCAATGCACCTAAGCTCATGCTgggaagaaaggaaaaaggtgAAAGTGTTGTAA